Proteins from one Gorilla gorilla gorilla isolate KB3781 chromosome 11, NHGRI_mGorGor1-v2.1_pri, whole genome shotgun sequence genomic window:
- the BCS1L gene encoding mitochondrial chaperone BCS1 isoform X3: MYTAVGSEWRPFGYPRRRRPLNSVVLQQGLADRIVRDVQEFIDNPKWYTDRGIPYRRGYLLYGPPGCGKSSFITALAGELEHSICLLSLTDSSLSDDRLNHLLSVAPQQSLVLLEDVDAAFLSRDLAVENPVKYQGLGRLTFSGLLNALDGVASTEARIVFMTTNHVDRLDPALIRPGRVDLKEYVGYCSHWQLTQMFQRFYPGQAPSLAENFAEHVLRATNQISPAQVQGYFMLYKNDPVGAIHNAESLRR; encoded by the exons ATGTACACAGCTGTGGGCTCTGAATGGCGTCCCTTTGGCTATCCACGCCGCCGGCGACCACTGAATTCTGTGGTTCTACAACAGGGTCTGGCTGACCGAATTGTCAGAGACGTCCAGGAATTCATCGATAACCCCAAGTGGTACACTGACAGAG GCATTCCTTACAGACGTGGCTACCTGCTTTATGGGCCCCCTGGTTGCGGAAAGAGCAGTTTTAT CACAGCCCTGGCCGGGGAACTGGAGCACAGCATCTGCCTGCTGAGCCTCACGGACTCCAGCCTCTCTGATGACCGACTCAACCACCTGCTGAGCGTGGCCCCGCAGCAGAGCCTGGTACTCCTGGAGGATGTGGATGCTGCTTTTCTCAGTCGAGACTTGGCTGTGGAGA ACCCAGTAAAGTACCAAGGCCTAGGTCGCCTCACCTTCAGTGGACTGCTCAATGCCTTGGATGGTGTGGCTTCCACTGAAGCCCGCATCGTGTTCATGACCACCAACCACGTTGACAG GCTGGACCCCGCCCTGATACGCCCGGGGCGAGTGGACCTGAAGGAGTACGTGGGCTACTGCTCACACTGGCAGCTGACCCAGATGTTCCAGAGGTTCTATCCAGGGCAGGCACCTTCCTTAGCTGAGAACTTTGCAGAACATGTCCTTCGAGCTACAAACCAGATCAGTCCTGCCCAGGTGCAGGGCTACTTCATGCTGTATAAAAATGACCCTGTAGGGGCAATTCACAATGCTGAGTCTCTGAGGAGGTGA
- the BCS1L gene encoding mitochondrial chaperone BCS1 isoform X1: MPLSDFILALKDNPYFGAGFGLVGVGTALALARKGVQLGLVAFRRHYMITLEVPARDRSYAWLLSWLTRHSTRTQHLSVETSYLQHESGRISTKFEFVPSPGNHFIWYRGKWIRVERSREMQMIDLQTGTPWESVTFTALGTDRKVFFNILEEARELALQQEEGKTVMYTAVGSEWRPFGYPRRRRPLNSVVLQQGLADRIVRDVQEFIDNPKWYTDRGIPYRRGYLLYGPPGCGKSSFITALAGELEHSICLLSLTDSSLSDDRLNHLLSVAPQQSLVLLEDVDAAFLSRDLAVENPVKYQGLGRLTFSGLLNALDGVASTEARIVFMTTNHVDRLDPALIRPGRVDLKEYVGYCSHWQLTQMFQRFYPGQAPSLAENFAEHVLRATNQISPAQVQGYFMLYKNDPVGAIHNAESLRR, translated from the exons ATGccactttcagactttattcTGGCTCTGAAGGACAATCCCTACTTTGGGGCTGGATTTGGGCTGGTGGGTGTGGgcacagccctggccctggcccggAAGGGTGTCcaactgggcctggtggcattcCGGCGCCATTACATGATCACACTGGAAGTCCCTGCTCGAGACAGGAGCTATGCCTGGTTGCTTAGCTGGCTCACCCGCCACAGTACCCGTACTCAGCACCTCAGTGTCGAGACTTCGTACCTTCAGCATGAGAGTGGCCGCATTTCCACTAAGTTTGAATTTGTCCCCAGCCCTGGAAACCATTTTATCTG GTATCGGGGGAAATGGATTCGGGTAGAACGAAGTCGAGAGATGCAGATGATAGACTTGCAGACGGGGACTCCTTGGGAATCTGTCACCTTCACGGCCCTGGGCACTGACCGAAAGGTTTTCTTCAACATCCTGGAGGAAG CTCGAGAGCTAGCCTTGcagcaggaggaagggaagacCGTGATGTACACAGCTGTGGGCTCTGAATGGCGTCCCTTTGGCTATCCACGCCGCCGGCGACCACTGAATTCTGTGGTTCTACAACAGGGTCTGGCTGACCGAATTGTCAGAGACGTCCAGGAATTCATCGATAACCCCAAGTGGTACACTGACAGAG GCATTCCTTACAGACGTGGCTACCTGCTTTATGGGCCCCCTGGTTGCGGAAAGAGCAGTTTTAT CACAGCCCTGGCCGGGGAACTGGAGCACAGCATCTGCCTGCTGAGCCTCACGGACTCCAGCCTCTCTGATGACCGACTCAACCACCTGCTGAGCGTGGCCCCGCAGCAGAGCCTGGTACTCCTGGAGGATGTGGATGCTGCTTTTCTCAGTCGAGACTTGGCTGTGGAGA ACCCAGTAAAGTACCAAGGCCTAGGTCGCCTCACCTTCAGTGGACTGCTCAATGCCTTGGATGGTGTGGCTTCCACTGAAGCCCGCATCGTGTTCATGACCACCAACCACGTTGACAG GCTGGACCCCGCCCTGATACGCCCGGGGCGAGTGGACCTGAAGGAGTACGTGGGCTACTGCTCACACTGGCAGCTGACCCAGATGTTCCAGAGGTTCTATCCAGGGCAGGCACCTTCCTTAGCTGAGAACTTTGCAGAACATGTCCTTCGAGCTACAAACCAGATCAGTCCTGCCCAGGTGCAGGGCTACTTCATGCTGTATAAAAATGACCCTGTAGGGGCAATTCACAATGCTGAGTCTCTGAGGAGGTGA
- the BCS1L gene encoding mitochondrial chaperone BCS1 isoform X2, with amino-acid sequence MQMIDLQTGTPWESVTFTALGTDRKVFFNILEEARELALQQEEGKTVMYTAVGSEWRPFGYPRRRRPLNSVVLQQGLADRIVRDVQEFIDNPKWYTDRGIPYRRGYLLYGPPGCGKSSFITALAGELEHSICLLSLTDSSLSDDRLNHLLSVAPQQSLVLLEDVDAAFLSRDLAVENPVKYQGLGRLTFSGLLNALDGVASTEARIVFMTTNHVDRLDPALIRPGRVDLKEYVGYCSHWQLTQMFQRFYPGQAPSLAENFAEHVLRATNQISPAQVQGYFMLYKNDPVGAIHNAESLRR; translated from the exons ATGCAGATGATAGACTTGCAGACGGGGACTCCTTGGGAATCTGTCACCTTCACGGCCCTGGGCACTGACCGAAAGGTTTTCTTCAACATCCTGGAGGAAG CTCGAGAGCTAGCCTTGcagcaggaggaagggaagacCGTGATGTACACAGCTGTGGGCTCTGAATGGCGTCCCTTTGGCTATCCACGCCGCCGGCGACCACTGAATTCTGTGGTTCTACAACAGGGTCTGGCTGACCGAATTGTCAGAGACGTCCAGGAATTCATCGATAACCCCAAGTGGTACACTGACAGAG GCATTCCTTACAGACGTGGCTACCTGCTTTATGGGCCCCCTGGTTGCGGAAAGAGCAGTTTTAT CACAGCCCTGGCCGGGGAACTGGAGCACAGCATCTGCCTGCTGAGCCTCACGGACTCCAGCCTCTCTGATGACCGACTCAACCACCTGCTGAGCGTGGCCCCGCAGCAGAGCCTGGTACTCCTGGAGGATGTGGATGCTGCTTTTCTCAGTCGAGACTTGGCTGTGGAGA ACCCAGTAAAGTACCAAGGCCTAGGTCGCCTCACCTTCAGTGGACTGCTCAATGCCTTGGATGGTGTGGCTTCCACTGAAGCCCGCATCGTGTTCATGACCACCAACCACGTTGACAG GCTGGACCCCGCCCTGATACGCCCGGGGCGAGTGGACCTGAAGGAGTACGTGGGCTACTGCTCACACTGGCAGCTGACCCAGATGTTCCAGAGGTTCTATCCAGGGCAGGCACCTTCCTTAGCTGAGAACTTTGCAGAACATGTCCTTCGAGCTACAAACCAGATCAGTCCTGCCCAGGTGCAGGGCTACTTCATGCTGTATAAAAATGACCCTGTAGGGGCAATTCACAATGCTGAGTCTCTGAGGAGGTGA